One Polypterus senegalus isolate Bchr_013 chromosome 10, ASM1683550v1, whole genome shotgun sequence DNA segment encodes these proteins:
- the LOC120536570 gene encoding kinesin-like protein KIF22, whose amino-acid sequence MSNKTNGEKKMTIKKLTKEPGGPVRTPLKLKVVSVAKTIDYTNQKGIDMKMKFITFADKSDRITGKLYDMGKTEVIQEGQCVCLQDYIYDAKDQRVVITSKTLVMKARRFSAIGESPKAQQAKNLKREERPQNQETLASPPQVKEGHRQVNSMPMALGTTQVPALDGTPVHGRTHSCAYTPSKNVSPLPQEPKQEEKVTSDPKEQEALSELLNILQHGSKKQLRSLNLIGDKKTKMIIEWRSHNALKQIEDLEKIDGISTKIVEALKKQFLEMHASEALSISNAC is encoded by the exons ATGTCTAACAAAACAaatggtgaaaaa AAAATGACAATTAAGAAGCTCACCAAGGAACCTGGGGGGCCCGTAAGGACTCCTCTGAAGCTCAAGGTGGTATCTGTGGCAAAGACAATAGACTACACAAATCAG AAGGGAATAGATatgaagatgaagtttataaccTTCGCCGACAAGTCAGATAGAATAACTGGCAAACTGTATGACATGGGCAAGACTGAAGTGATCCAGGAAGGACAGTGTGTGTGTCTTCAAGATTACATCTATGATGCAAAGGATCAGCGGGTTGTCATCACCTCCAAAACTCTG GTCATGAAAGCGAGGAGGTTTTCTGCCATTGGAGAATCTCCAAAGGCTCAGCAGGCCAAGAATCTAAAAAGGGAAGAGAGACCCCAAAACCAAGAGACTCTGGCGTCCCCCCCACAGGTTAAAGAG GGTCACAGGCAGGTAAACTCCATGCCAATGGCGCTGGGCACAACACAAGTACCAGCCCTGGACGGGACGCCAGTTCATGGCAGGACGCACTCCTGTGCCTACACACCTTCAAAG AACGTCTCCCCTTTACCTCAAGAGCCCAAGCAAGAAGAGAAGGTAACTTCAGATCCTAAAGAACAGGAGGCCCTGAGTGAATTGCTAAATATTTTGCAGCACGGATCTAAGAAACAGTTGAGGTCACTGAACCTCATTGGAGACAAGAAAACAAAGATGATCATCGAATGGAGGAGCCACAATGCTTTGAAGCAG ATTGAGGACTTGGAGAAGATTGATGGGATTTCCACCAAAATAGTAGAAGCTCTGAAG AAACAATTCCTGGAAATGCACGCTTCTGAAGCCCTCTCCATTTCAAATGCCTGCTAA